In bacterium BMS3Abin02, one DNA window encodes the following:
- a CDS encoding putative CtpA-like serine protease, whose protein sequence is MKYRALLAAAILTLAACTAPASVTASTVPGVTTTPTSSPGTPTSLPGTPTSSPAAVTPGTTSCDNPPEAFQPLCTAYHIITTSYVDPVDDSRLAEGAARAITEHESEPGATAPDSLTCALPSPAFAQMCNAFVEEELTDPAPTPDLVAAAISGMLQYGLDDPYSVYFSPDALARFQEETSGQIEGIGALVRSEDTSTPEDGPCSTISDTCQLVIVTPLEGGPAEGVGLRSGDIMTTVDGESIDGWLVDEVIAEVRGPAGTDVTLGILRDGTPLEFTITRAAIDIPIVSSRMIDDSIGYLELTIFATNAPHQVDTALRELLDAGATTIILDLQHDPGGSLNSAIFVASEFLSDGLVLRTEAPGDTEEYPVTPGGIATDPSIALYVLVDRASASASEVVTGAFMDAGRATVIGEHTFGKNTVQQQFNLGNGGALKLTVARWVTPKGHDYGKVGLTPDILIEIPDGAEPDFLLNKALEIIRG, encoded by the coding sequence ATGAAGTACCGAGCCCTTCTCGCCGCCGCAATCCTCACCCTGGCCGCCTGCACGGCGCCGGCTTCCGTCACAGCCAGCACCGTGCCTGGTGTGACCACGACGCCGACCTCCTCGCCGGGCACGCCGACCTCCTTGCCGGGCACGCCGACCTCCTCGCCGGCGGCGGTCACCCCCGGCACGACCTCCTGTGACAATCCTCCGGAAGCGTTCCAGCCGCTCTGTACCGCCTATCACATCATCACGACCAGCTACGTCGACCCCGTCGACGACTCCCGTCTGGCAGAAGGAGCTGCTCGCGCCATAACCGAACACGAGAGTGAGCCGGGGGCGACCGCACCCGACTCGCTGACCTGTGCGCTTCCCTCGCCGGCATTCGCTCAGATGTGTAACGCGTTCGTGGAAGAAGAGCTCACAGATCCTGCGCCCACTCCGGATCTCGTTGCGGCCGCCATCAGCGGAATGCTCCAGTACGGACTCGACGATCCCTACAGCGTCTACTTCTCCCCGGATGCGCTCGCCCGCTTCCAGGAGGAGACGTCCGGACAGATCGAAGGCATCGGTGCTCTCGTGCGCTCGGAAGACACCAGTACGCCGGAAGACGGCCCCTGCTCCACCATCTCGGACACGTGCCAACTCGTCATCGTCACTCCGCTCGAGGGCGGGCCGGCCGAGGGTGTCGGGCTGCGATCCGGAGACATCATGACCACGGTCGATGGTGAGTCCATCGACGGATGGCTCGTCGACGAGGTGATCGCGGAGGTCCGCGGTCCCGCCGGAACCGATGTCACCCTCGGTATTCTGCGCGACGGAACTCCACTGGAGTTCACGATCACACGTGCGGCCATCGATATTCCGATCGTCTCTTCCCGGATGATCGACGACTCGATCGGCTATCTCGAGCTCACGATCTTCGCAACGAATGCACCTCACCAAGTGGACACCGCCCTGCGAGAGCTTCTCGATGCGGGCGCGACCACCATCATCCTTGATCTTCAGCACGACCCGGGCGGATCCCTGAACTCGGCAATCTTCGTCGCGAGCGAGTTCCTCTCCGATGGGTTGGTTCTCCGGACGGAGGCACCGGGGGACACCGAGGAGTACCCGGTCACCCCCGGCGGCATCGCCACGGATCCGAGCATCGCCCTGTACGTCCTCGTCGACCGTGCAAGTGCCTCGGCATCCGAGGTCGTCACCGGCGCATTCATGGACGCAGGCAGGGCCACCGTGATCGGTGAGCACACGTTCGGAAAGAACACCGTCCAGCAGCAGTTCAACCTCGGCAACGGTGGAGCGCTGAAACTCACCGTGGCTCGATGGGTGACGCCCAAAGGACACGACTACGGCAAGGTCGGACTCACACCGGACATCCTGATCGAGATTCCCGACGGGGCCGAACCGGACTTCCTGCTCAACAAGGCACTCGAGATCATCCGCGGGTGA
- the msrA gene encoding peptide methionine sulfoxide reductase MsrA, giving the protein MQVPERHYVLGTRQTPPFPEGMERALFAMGCFWGAERMFWQISGVYSTSVGYAGGFTPNANYEEVCSGATGHAEVVQVVFDPSKVSYDQLLRVFWEGHDPTQGMRQGNDVGTQYRSAVYTFGDDQRRVAEQSLERYQRELSAAGHGAITTEIRAVDGFYYAEEYHQQYLAKNPGGYCGIGGTGVACPSGLPT; this is encoded by the coding sequence ATGCAAGTGCCCGAGCGCCACTACGTACTCGGAACGCGGCAGACGCCACCGTTCCCCGAGGGGATGGAACGAGCGCTGTTCGCGATGGGTTGTTTTTGGGGAGCCGAGCGGATGTTCTGGCAGATCTCCGGCGTCTACAGCACGTCCGTCGGGTATGCGGGAGGGTTTACGCCGAACGCCAACTACGAAGAGGTTTGCAGCGGTGCGACGGGTCACGCGGAGGTTGTCCAGGTCGTCTTCGATCCGAGCAAGGTGTCCTATGACCAACTGCTGCGGGTTTTCTGGGAAGGGCACGATCCCACCCAGGGGATGCGCCAGGGCAATGACGTCGGTACGCAGTATCGATCGGCGGTGTACACGTTCGGCGACGATCAGCGGCGGGTAGCCGAGCAGTCGCTCGAGCGTTACCAACGGGAACTCTCCGCTGCCGGGCACGGGGCGATCACGACCGAGATACGCGCTGTAGATGGGTTCTACTACGCGGAGGAGTACCACCAGCAGTACCTGGCCAAGAACCCCGGCGGGTATTGTGGGATCGGTGGGACCGGAGTGGCGTGTCCGTCAGGTCTCCCCACTTGA
- the acdA_2 gene encoding acyl-CoA dehydrogenase: MEFELSEEHQAFRKVVREFAEQEIAPHAEEWDRNHSFPLDIVRKMGDLGLFGLVFPEEYGGADADFTTLCIAIEELARVDQSVAITLEAAVGLGANPIYQFGTDEQKRRWLPDLVAGTTLAGFGLTEADAGSDAGGTRTKAVLDGEEWVINGSKAFITNSGTPITSLVTVTAKTGPDEISSIIVPAETPGFTVEPAYDKMGWRASDTHGLTFVDCRVPAANLLGERGKGFRQFLHILDDGRIAIAAMSVGVAQGCLDLASAYAKDRKAFGRPIGANQAVAFKLVDMAVAVEAAQLLTYKAAWLKGVGRSYRKAAAMAKLYASEAAVAATREAVQIFGGAGLMDESPVSRFYRDAKFLEIGEGTSEIQQLVISRSLGLPVS; the protein is encoded by the coding sequence ATGGAGTTCGAACTGTCCGAAGAACATCAGGCCTTCCGGAAGGTCGTTCGGGAGTTTGCAGAGCAGGAGATCGCTCCGCACGCCGAGGAGTGGGATCGCAACCACTCGTTTCCGCTCGACATCGTTCGCAAGATGGGCGACCTGGGATTGTTCGGTCTCGTCTTCCCCGAGGAATACGGCGGTGCAGATGCAGATTTCACGACGCTGTGCATCGCGATCGAGGAGTTGGCGAGGGTCGACCAGTCGGTGGCGATCACCCTGGAAGCTGCGGTGGGATTGGGAGCGAACCCGATCTACCAGTTCGGAACCGACGAGCAGAAGCGCCGCTGGCTCCCCGACCTCGTGGCAGGGACGACCCTTGCAGGGTTCGGGCTGACCGAGGCGGACGCCGGATCGGACGCCGGTGGTACGCGGACCAAGGCCGTGCTCGACGGGGAAGAGTGGGTGATCAACGGTTCGAAGGCCTTCATCACCAATTCCGGAACTCCGATTACCTCGCTCGTCACGGTGACGGCGAAGACCGGGCCCGACGAGATCAGTTCGATCATCGTGCCGGCGGAAACTCCGGGATTCACGGTCGAACCGGCCTACGACAAGATGGGGTGGAGAGCTTCGGACACACACGGTCTGACGTTCGTGGACTGTCGAGTTCCGGCGGCGAACCTGCTGGGTGAGCGAGGCAAGGGATTCCGGCAGTTCTTGCACATTCTCGACGACGGCCGGATCGCGATCGCAGCGATGTCGGTCGGTGTTGCACAAGGATGTCTGGACCTGGCGAGCGCATACGCGAAGGATCGCAAGGCGTTCGGGCGTCCGATCGGTGCGAATCAGGCAGTGGCGTTCAAGCTCGTCGACATGGCCGTCGCGGTGGAGGCGGCCCAGCTCCTGACCTACAAGGCGGCATGGTTGAAGGGTGTCGGGCGTTCATACCGTAAGGCCGCGGCCATGGCGAAGCTCTACGCGAGCGAAGCGGCCGTGGCGGCGACGCGCGAGGCGGTACAGATTTTCGGAGGCGCCGGGTTGATGGACGAATCCCCGGTGTCTCGCTTCTATCGCGACGCCAAGTTCCTCGAGATCGGCGAGGGAACGAGTGAGATCCAGCAACTCGTGATTTCGAGGTCGCTCGGTCTGCCTGTGTCCTGA